The genomic region TCAAATAGTTCTCACCAACATCAATATACTCAATATCCAAAGTTTCCATTAAGGTATTTTTACACGTTTCATTACATACTTCAGGATTTTCGCTTTGTATTCGTTCATTATCTTTTATTTTCTGTAAAATTACGGATTAGTTCATATAACATAAGACTTTCCCTTATTTTAGATGTAACTATGAACAAACAAGAAAAACGGGTTACCTATACAACGGTTAACATTTACGAAAGCCTAAACACATTAACTCCAAAAACTAAAAAATGTATGGGTAGTACTACACGGTATCGGGTTTTTAAGTAGATATTTTCTCAAATATTTTGACGAACTACCTGTGGAAGAGAATTATATCATAGCACCGCAGGCCCCTTCTAAATATTATTTGAAAAACGATTACAAACATGTCGGCGCCAGTTGGTTGACCAAAGAAAATACTGTTTTGGAAACCAAAAACGTAGTTTCATATTTGGATGCCGTATTGCGCTCCGAAAATATTCCGGATAACATAAATTTAATTGTTTTTGGATTCTCGCAGGGAGTATCTATCGCTATGCGGTGGGTAGCAAAACGACAGTTAAAATGTTCAAAACTGATTTTATATGCCGGTGTAATACCCAATGAACTCAGCCCGAAGAATTTTGATTTTTTGAGTGAAAATGAAACCGACGTTCACATAATCAATCGGAAATAAGGACGAATTTCTCACGAACAAAGACTAAAGACAGAATCAAAAAAAATCGAGACACTTTTTAAAGGAAAAGCCATTAGCACTGTTTTGATGGAGGACACGAATTGAAAAAAGAAATTATAAATACTTGGTATGATCGATACTGAATAATTTTGGAAAATGAACTGGTAAGATTAGAACCGCTGCAACCTGAATCATTGGGAAGATTGTGGCCCGTTGCACAGCAGGTTGATCTATATCAATTTGGATCTAATGATGTTTCTACCCAAGTAAAATTGAAAAATTACATCAAAATAGCTTTGCATGAGAAGTCGGTTGAAAAATCGATACCTTTTTAATCGTGAACAAACAGACAAAAAACGTTGTGGCAGTACCCGCTTTGGTTTGATAGATACTACCCATAAAGTGTTGCATATTGGATGGACATGGATAGCACCGGAAACCCGTGGAACAGGTTTTAACCATCAAATGAAATTTTAATGCTACGTCATGCTTTTGAAACACTACTTTTTGAAAAAGTCGAATTTCGTATTGACGAGCGTAATACGCGCTCTAGAAAAGCAGTTGAAAAATTAGGAGCGACCTTAGAAGGTATTTTGCGAAAAATGTAATCACCAAAAGTGATTTTAGAAGAAGTTCCTGTTGTTATGGCATATTGAAAGAAGAATGGAAGCATAAAATCAAATCTGTTTTGACTATTCCTCAGAGGCGTCAATACCATCCCCATAATATAGTATTCTACGAGTGGTATATGCATTATCCGGAGTTATGATTGCTTTACCCAATTACCGCTATCACTGGCGTCATATTGATAGATATACTCTTGAACAGATTCCGTTACATCGGTTTTGGTTTATCGAAGATACTTTGCCTTTTTCGTTATAGGTATAGCTCAATGTTTTTTGTGGTACAAACTGTTTCTTGACCTCATTGTAAATAAAACTTATTTTTGAGGTAAGCCTATCGTTTTCAAAAATTTCCTCGGTTGCGTTTTGTGGCTCCCCTTCCAAAAAGTTCTTGGTCAAAACTATTTTTGTTTAGTCTTGTCCTTTTTTGTTTTTTTTGAGGTGCGAACAGATTTCTGAATAACTCCGTTCAACATATATTTAACGGTCGCTTCTCCCTTGTAATCCGTATACTCTACAACTGTTCATCAATACCTTGGTTATTGGTTTTTTGATTCTTACGAGTTTTCCTTCAGTGTCGAACACATAGTCGTACTGTCCCAAAAAATCCTTGTTGTAGGATATTATTTTTTCAGTCACTTTTCTACTGCCGTGGTATCTATTTCATATGTATGGGCAATTGAGGTTTGTCTATCAAATTTTCCATCACGATAATTTCTATGCGTTTTTCGATAAGGGCATCGGCTTCATACGTATATTGGGAAATATCGTAGTCAGATTCTATATCTGGTAATCGACTTGGTTAAAAAACCTTTTTGTTAAAGTTGAATTCTTCCCTGCCATAATCTGTAATGACCAAACAGGTCTTCACATTACCCTCTAAATCAAAATCAGACACCCTAAAAACCTTCAGTTCTTGGGAATACCCATATTACCGGCAAGCACGGTCAAAATGCTTGTTAAGATGGATGCTAAAAATGGGAAGTAGTTTTTTATCATATGGACAAATTTACTTTTTAATGATTCAACCAAAATAAAAGATATGGCAAAAAATAAAAAGGAGCGGTAAATACCGCTCCTTTTTCGATGTTATGTTTATATGATATTACTTGACTTCCTCGAAATCAACGTCTTCAACATTGTCACCTTCAGATGTTCCCGAGTCAGCGGTAGCATCAGCTTCTGGAGCTCCACCAGCTTGTTGTGCTTCGGCTTGTGCCTTGTACATTTCTTCGGAAGCTACTTTCCAAGCTTCGTTGATTTTATCCAAAGCCGGCGTTATCACAGCCAAATCTTTGGTTTCATAAGCTGTTTTCAATTCTGCCAAAGCATCTTCGATAGGCTTTTTCTTATCTTCCGATAATTTATCGCCAATTCGCTCAATTGCTTTTCGGTCTGGAAAATCATTCCGTCGGCTTCGTTAAGCTTATCTGCTGTTTCTTTCGCTTTTTGTCGGCTTCGGCATTTGCTTCCGCTTCGGCCTTCATTTTTTTGATTTCTTCTTCCGTTAACCCGGATGAAGCCTCAATACGAATGTCTTGGGATTTGTTGGTCGCCTTGTCCGTGGCCGATACCTTGATGATACCGTTCGCATCAATATCAAAAGTCACTTCAATTTGAGGTGTGCCTCTTGGAGCAGGTGGATGCCATCCAAATGAAAACGTCCTATGGTCTTATTTGTCCGCTGCCATTGGCCTCTCCCCTTGCAATACATGAATCTCGACCGAAGGCTGATTATCGGCAGCCGTAGAGAATACCTGTGATTTTTGTAGATGGTGGTATTGGCTTCTATCAACTTGGTCATAACGCTTCCCATAGTTTCGATTCCGAGGGAAAGTGGTGTTACGTCCAATAATAGTACATCTTTACATCTCCTGTTAAAACTCCACCTTGTATTGCGGCTCCCACGGCAACAACCTCATCGGGATTCACCCCTTTTGACGGTTTTTTACCGAAGAATTTTTCAACAGCTTCCTGTACCGCAGGGATTCTTGTGGAACCACCTACCAAAATGATCTCGTCGATATCACTTTTGGAAAGTCCTGCCGATTTCAGCGCGTGTTTCGCAAGGTTCAATAGTTCTTTTTACCAAATCATCAATCAATTGATTGAATTTTGCCAAAGTCAGTGTACGTACCAAGTGTTTGGGTCCGGTAGCTGGCCGTAACATATGGTAGATTGATTTCGGTCTGCGCGGAAGAGGATAGCTCGATTTTAGCCTTTTCAGCAGCTTCGCGTAAACGTTGCAGAGCCATGGCATCATCACGCAAATCAATACTTTCATCCTTTTTAAACTCATCGGCCAACCAATCGATAATCTTTTGGTCAACGTCATCGCCACCAAATGCGTATCGCCATCGGTAGCCAACACTTCAAATACACCATCACCCAATTCCAAAATGGAAACATCATGTGTACCACCACCAAAGTCGAAAACCACTATTTTTTGGTCGGTATCTTTCTTGTCCATACCATAAGCCAAAGATGCAGCGTAGGCTCGTTGATGATTCTCTCAACGGTCAATCCTGCAATCTCGCCAGCTTCTTTGTAGCCTGCCTTTGTGCATCGTTAAAGTAAGCGGGTACGGTAATCACAGCTCTAGTGACGTCTTGCCCTAGATAATCCTCCGCTGTTTTCTTCATTTTCTGAAGAATCATGGCAGAAAGTTCCTGCGGTGTGTACAAACGCCCTTCAATGTCTACACGTGGGGTGTCATTATCACCTTTGACTACTTTGTAGGGTACTCGCTCCGCTTCTTTGCTGGATTCGGAAAACTTGTTCCCCATAAACCTTTTTATGGA from Costertonia aggregata harbors:
- a CDS encoding alpha/beta hydrolase; the protein is MEENYIIAPQAPSKYYLKNDYKHVGASWLTKENTVLETKNVVSYLDAVLRSENIPDNINLIVFGFSQGVSIAMRWVAKRQLKCSKLILYAGVIPNELSPKNFDFLSENETDVHIINRK
- a CDS encoding GNAT family N-acetyltransferase, encoding MRSRLKNRYLFNREQTDKKRCGSTRFGLIDTTHKVLHIGWTWIAPETRGTGFNHQMKF
- a CDS encoding GNAT family N-acetyltransferase, yielding MLRHAFETLLFEKVEFRIDERNTRSRKAVEKLGATLEGILRKM